In Holophagales bacterium, one DNA window encodes the following:
- the nosZ gene encoding Sec-dependent nitrous-oxide reductase has product MNRSDRKLWLGGLVAVLVVALAAWACAPKAPKRGKAGGTEGKSDIAQAAMKTYVPPGDLDEYYMFASGGHSGQVYVYGLPSMRHLSTIPVYTPYPATGYGFDDESKAMLGGLTWGDVHHPSLSETKGDYDGRWLFVNDMNGRVARIDLRDFKTKQIFGPVPNVSGNHAAAFVTPNTEYSMMASRFSIPLPKGTAAMPSDYAGKYKGVVAGIKIDPQSGEMSLGWQILMPPFDYDLGDAGKLASDGWMFWTSYNTERASGQLEVTSTQKDRDYIVAIDWRAAEKAAAAGQGDMLGGVKVIDPAKVPGIVYLMPCGKSPHGVDVSPDGRYVIGSGKLQGVTTVFNFEKVQTAIRNKDFAGEEDGIPVLKYESIKDAEVPVGLGPLHTQFDDQGYAYTSLFVDSAIAKWKLGTWEVIDKVPMSYSIGHLAAAEGDTVSPDGKYLVGLNKLSHGRHLSVGPSQPEASQLVDISEEKMKLLYDAFTEPEPHYAQIVKADKLKPIEVYPKEENHHPLAIWDKAQAGVTRNGNEVLVKMVAVRSTLWPTEFAVNQGDTVKIAITNIEQTTDELHGLGLLDYNLNIVVDPGETKTVTFKVDKAGVFPYYCTNFCSALHQEMQGYMVVNPR; this is encoded by the coding sequence ATGAACAGGAGCGATCGCAAGTTGTGGCTCGGGGGGCTGGTGGCCGTGCTGGTCGTGGCCCTGGCCGCCTGGGCGTGCGCGCCCAAGGCGCCGAAGCGCGGCAAGGCTGGCGGCACGGAGGGCAAGTCGGACATCGCGCAGGCGGCGATGAAGACCTACGTGCCGCCCGGCGACCTCGACGAGTACTACATGTTCGCCTCCGGCGGCCACTCGGGCCAGGTGTACGTCTACGGCCTGCCGTCGATGCGGCACCTGTCGACCATCCCGGTCTACACGCCCTACCCGGCGACCGGCTACGGCTTCGACGACGAGTCGAAGGCGATGCTCGGTGGCCTCACCTGGGGCGACGTCCACCATCCTTCGCTCTCGGAGACCAAGGGCGACTACGACGGCCGCTGGCTCTTCGTCAACGACATGAACGGCCGGGTGGCGCGCATCGACCTGCGCGACTTCAAGACCAAGCAGATCTTCGGCCCGGTGCCCAACGTCTCGGGCAACCACGCCGCCGCCTTCGTGACGCCCAACACCGAGTACTCGATGATGGCCTCGCGCTTCTCGATCCCGCTGCCCAAGGGCACGGCGGCGATGCCGAGCGACTACGCCGGCAAGTACAAGGGGGTGGTCGCCGGGATCAAGATCGACCCGCAGAGCGGCGAGATGTCGCTCGGCTGGCAGATCCTGATGCCGCCGTTCGACTACGACCTCGGCGACGCCGGCAAGCTCGCCTCCGACGGCTGGATGTTCTGGACCAGCTACAACACCGAGCGCGCCAGCGGCCAGCTCGAGGTGACCTCGACGCAGAAGGACCGCGACTACATCGTGGCGATCGACTGGCGCGCGGCGGAGAAGGCGGCAGCCGCGGGCCAGGGCGACATGCTGGGCGGGGTCAAGGTGATCGACCCGGCGAAGGTGCCGGGGATCGTCTACCTGATGCCCTGCGGCAAGTCGCCGCACGGCGTCGACGTCTCGCCCGACGGCAGGTACGTCATCGGCTCGGGCAAGCTCCAGGGCGTCACCACGGTGTTCAACTTCGAGAAGGTCCAGACGGCGATCCGCAACAAGGACTTCGCGGGCGAGGAGGACGGCATCCCGGTCCTCAAGTACGAGTCGATCAAGGACGCCGAGGTGCCGGTCGGCCTCGGGCCGCTGCACACCCAGTTCGACGACCAGGGCTACGCCTACACCTCGCTCTTCGTCGACTCGGCGATCGCAAAATGGAAGCTCGGCACCTGGGAGGTCATCGACAAGGTGCCGATGTCCTACTCGATCGGCCACCTCGCCGCGGCCGAGGGCGACACGGTGAGCCCGGACGGCAAGTACCTGGTGGGCCTGAACAAGCTCTCGCACGGCCGGCACCTGTCGGTGGGCCCGTCGCAGCCGGAGGCCTCGCAGCTGGTGGACATCTCGGAGGAGAAGATGAAGCTTCTCTACGACGCCTTCACCGAGCCCGAGCCGCACTACGCGCAGATCGTCAAGGCCGACAAGCTCAAGCCGATCGAGGTCTACCCGAAGGAGGAGAACCACCATCCGCTGGCCATCTGGGACAAGGCCCAGGCCGGCGTGACGCGCAACGGCAACGAGGTGCTGGTGAAGATGGTGGCGGTGCGCTCGACCCTCTGGCCGACCGAGTTCGCGGTCAACCAAGGCGACACGGTCAAGATCGCCATCACCAACATCGAGCAGACCACCGACGAGCTCCACGGCCTCGGGCTGCTCGACTACAACCTCAACATCGTGGTCGACCCGGGCGAGACCAAGACGGTCACCTTCAAGGTCGACAAGGCGGGAGTCTTCCCGTACTACTGCACGAACTTCTGCTCGGCGCTGCATCAGGAGATGCAGGGCTACATGGTGGTCAACCCGCGCTAG